The region GGCCGTGCTGAAGCCCGCCGCACCACAGGGGAACAGGCCACCCAGGACTGTCCTGGGTGGCCTGCTAAAAGAACCTGACTTAGCGGGTGCCGCAGCCTCCGCTGCCCTCGCCGTCGGGCGACTGGGCGCCGTCGGTGCGGAAGGAGTGGCCGCAGCCGCAGTTGCTGGTGGCGTTGGGGTTATGTACGGTAAAGCCCCCGCCCATCATGTTCTCGACGAAGTCCACCTCGCTGCCGCGCAGCAGGGGGAGGCTCATGCGGTCGACGAGCAACTTGACGCCCCGGTCCACCACGATGGTGTCGCCGTCGAGTTCGCGGTCGTCGATCGCCATGCCGTACTGGTAGCCGCTGCAGCCACCGCTCTTGATAAAGACCCGGACGCCCGCATTCTCCTTACCGCTCTGGGCCAGGATACCGAGGGCCTTCTGGGCGCCGAACTCGCTGATTCGAATGTCCTGGGTCGGCAGCACGCCGCCAGATTCGGGAAAAGAGGTCGCCGTCATGGGTGAAGCGTAACACCATTGGAACAAGAAAAAAGTGTCCGACTGGCAAAGTGATCCGGCCTTGCCAGACAAGCCTGTCCTCATCGGCGCTTACATTCCTTGAGCGTCCTTCTGTTAGGATGCGCCCATGACGAACCCCTACGCCGAGTGGTTCGAGCAACTGCGGGCGGAGTATGGCGACCAGCTTCAGGCTATGCCGCTGCCCGACGGGTTGCCCGAGCATCTGCACACCCTGATCGAAAGCGGGGATCAGGAAGCCATCCAGTTCATGATCAAGCTGGCCTGGCAGTTTGGTGCCCAGGTCGGCTACGCGGCGGGTGCCCGCCAGCAGGGCGGCGAGGTCAGCCCGACCCGGCCACCCCGCGTTCAGGCCTGAACGCCCCCGCACGACCCGAGACGCCGAGGATCCGGCGTCTTTTTCATGGTCTTCCTGGTCCCGACGCTGTGAAATCAGTTCGTCCGCGAGCGAGGACGGCTCCAGCATCCGACCTCCGACCCTCCGGGCATCAGGCCACGCGCCGCGAGTTCCTCCAGCACGACCAGGGCGAATGATTGGAGCGCCTCGGCATCGGCCTGCTCCAGGGCGGCTCTTTCCAGGCCAAGCTGCCGGGCTCGCCGGGCCAGCCAGAAAGCCAGGCTCTCGTCGGTGGAGGACATACCCGCGCACCATAAAGCAAGCCGCCCCGGCGGGAGCCAGGGCGGGATTGAGAGAGGGGGGTTCAGTCGTCGGCGGCCTGGAAGTTGGCACGGTCGCGGGCGTCGGACTCACGCAGGGCACGGATGCCGCGCACGACCGCCTGCACGAAGAAGTAGGACAGCGCCGGAACCAGGAAAGTGGCGATCCACAGCACCGTGTTGGCGTTCTCGGTAGTCAGGATGCCCGCGCTGATCAGTTCCGGTTTGTAGCCTGCCACCGACCACACCGCCAGCAGCATCATGAACGCCACGCCGATCCCCAGCCGCACCGGGTGGTTGGTGGGGTTTTCCGCGTAGTAGAGGTTCTCGCGGCTGCGGTCAAGCATGGGCACGGCGAACATCGCGCCCAGGGTCAGGGTCGGGAGCAGGATCGCGCCCACGAACTCGGAGTTGATGTTGCCGCCCAGAAAGTTGAACTCGAAGCCGGGAATGATCGCCAGCACCCCGAAGACCCACAGCAGGTACCAGTCAGGCTTGATGTTGTCGATCGGGGTGGTGCTGGGCGGCCCGAAGTACTCGACCGGGTGCACCGGGATAAAGGCGCTGAACAGCACGATGATGCCTGCGAACAGCAGCGTCAGCATCAGCATGATGGGGGTCTGCTGGGTCATCAGCGGCACGCCCACGATCTTCTTGTAGGCGATGCGCTTGGCGTACTGCGGCTGGGTGTGCTTCTGCTTGATCATGATCAGCATGTGCGCGGCCGTCAGCGCCAGCAGGATGCCGGGCAGCAGCATGATGTGGTAGCCGTACACGCGCGGAATCACCCCGTCGCCGGGGAACTTGCCCGCGAACGCCGCCTGCGCGACCCACTCGCCCACCCAGGGAATTGACGCGGCGATGGAGTAGATCACCTTGAGGGTGTTGTAGGCGTAGTTGTCGTAGGGCAGCACGTACCCGGTCACGGCGGTCAGCGCCGCGAAAATCAGGAGCAGCATGCCGATCCACCAGTTGATCTCGCGCGGCTTCTTGAAGGCACCCGTGAAGTAGATCCGCATCATGTGGATGACCGAGGCGGCCACCATGATGTTCGCCGTCCAGTGGTGGATGCGCCGCAGCATGTCCCCGAAGGGGGCGGCGTTGATCTTGAGCGCCGAGTGGTAGGCCGCCGGAACGAGGTTGGGCGCGTCGGCGGTACCGGGGTCAAAGGAGTTGACCACCATGGAGTTGCTGGGCTCATAGGAGAGCGCCAGCAGGATGCCTGTCAGGATCAGGATGATCAGGCTGAAGAGGGTGATCTCGCCCAGAAAAAAGGAGTGGTGGACAGGAAAGGCCTTGCGCAGGAACTTGTCGTTCAGGCGCGAGATGTGCAGACGGTCGTCGAGCCACTGGTTCATGTGAGCGCCTCCTCCACTTCCTGCTTGACGTTGTTCCACTCGGCTTCACTGTTGTGGTAGGGGTAGGGCGGCGTCAGGAAGAAGCCTGCGACCACCAGCCGGTCCCCGTCCTGCCGGATGGGAAGCTGCGCGAGGGGCTTGGGAGGCGGCCCACCGGTGACAATGGCCCCGCGCTTGGGGTCGTACTCGCCCGAGTGGCAGGGGCAGCGCATCTGCCCGGCGTTGATGTCGCTGTCGCTCACCGAGCAACCGGCGTGGGTGCAGATGTCGCTGTAGGCCACGATCTGCCCGTCCACCGTCGCTTCGAGGTTGGTGGGAGCCACGAGCTGTCCCTGCGGAAAGCGGTAGAGCGCGAGGATGTTGTTGGGATCGCCCTTGCGAATCACGTCGTTGCCATCCTCATCCTTGCCCATCGCCCAGGCCCGCACGAGCTGCGTGCTGAGGTCCGCGACGGTGATGGGACGGCCCTCCTTGCTCTCCTCGGCGTGCACGAGGATGTCGCCTTCGAGGGGCGGCATCTTGTCGGCGGTGAGGCGGAAGACGGGGTTGGCGGCGCCCAGCGTGCTGAGCAGGCTCACGCCGCCCACGGCCGCAGTGGTGCCCATCGCCACGTTGATGAACTTGCGGCGGGTGATCTCGGGGTCTTGTCTCTTGTAACGGGTCATCTGTGATTCCTCCGGTCGGGCGTCGGGGGGAGCGGCAGGCTTACCAAGGGAACTCGCCGCTGGCGTCCTCGACGAGCACCTCGCCGTCCATAAAGAACTTCTTGTACAGGCCAGTCGCCACCGCCAGGGTCAGCAGGATCATGGCGGCGTAAAAGCCTTCCATCGCCACGTTGGGCATCACCCGGTCGGCCCAGCCCGCGTAGTCGGCGACCATCTGGCGCACGAACAGCACGCTGAACAGCAGGCTCAGGCCCAGGGTCACCACCATCGCCAGCGTGGCGACGGGCGTAGCGCGGACCTTGTGAATGCCGGGATGCAGTTCCTGGCCCTCGGCCCAGACGCTGTACAGGCCGATCAGCCCGTAGGTCAGCAACACCATCACGAAGGTCGCCAGGAAGATCTCGGGCAGCTTGATGTCCTCGGGGACAAAGCGGCTGCGGTTTTTCAGGACGGCGGGGTCGATCTTGCTCTGGCCCTCGGCAACCTGCGCGGGCGTCAACGGCTCCTCGATGGAGTTCCCCCACGAGTTCAGCACGTAGTTGGCGACCGCGTACACTTCCTCGTCCTTGAGCTGGTTGAACGCAGGCATCTGCCCCTTGCCCTCGACAATGATGGTGTGCACATACACCGGGTCCTGGGTGATGCGCTCGTTGCCCGCGAGCACCGGGCCTGCACCGCCCTCGCCATTGGCGCCGTGGCAGCCCACGCACCCGGCCGAGGTGTACACCTGCGCTCCCAGGGTCGGCCACGTCTGGTTGATGGTGGCGACCACCTCGGGGTCCACCACGACGGGCTCGGGCGCTGTTTCCTTGTTAAAGAGGAACAGCAGGATAATCCACATGATGGCCGCACTGACGATGGCGACCCAGGGCATGACAGCGTCGTTTCTCTCCACGTTCCTTCTCCTCGCGCTCCCCAGGGGTGTCCCCCCCAGAGTGCCTCCCCGGTCTCGCCTTCATGTCTAAAGGCAGTCGGCTGGCGGCCAGCATAGCACGCACGATTGGCGCCTCCCGCCGTGCCATACGGCGAAAAACGCCCCTTCCTGGAGTCATCAGCCTAGTCCCTGACCGAGCGGTTAAATGTCCCCCGCGTGAGGCCCGTGAACCCCGCCCAGAAGCGCCAGCAGGGGCCACAGCGCTCCGGCCAGCGCTTCCACATCGCGGTTGTCGGGATGCTCACGGGGATCGAGGCCGCCTTGCGAGAGCAGGGCCACCACCAGCGGACGCGGGGTAAAGAGCACCCCCACATCGTGGTGGACGCCGCGCAGTTCGCCGCTCTTGCTCGCTACCCGGTAGAGGGGTTCGCCGTCGGCGTCACGTGGCACGTGCCGTCCCAGAATGTCCCGGAACTGTTGCCGGGTCAGGATGGACAGGGCCAGCTCGGTGTGCGGAGGATCAAGCAGTTCTCCACGGACCAGCCGACCCAGCAGGGCGACCTGATCCTGGGCCGACGTGCGGTTGCGCTCGCCCCGGCGCTGGGCCTCGTTCTGGCGCTCGGGGGGCAGTTGCAGCTTGCCGATGAGGTGGGTGTGGGTGAGCCCACGCAGCGCGAGCCAGGCGTTGACCGCCCCCTCGCCCAGACGGCCGATGACGAGGTTCGTGGCCGTGTTGTCGCTCACCACGGTCATCAGGGTAAGCACGTCCTGCCAGGTCAGGGCCAGACCCGCCCCCAGCTCGTGCAGCACTCCCGAGCCCGGCACCCGGTCCTGCGCCGTCATCGTCACGCGGGCCGAGAGGTCGAGTCGCCCCGCCTGCGCCTCCTCCAGCGCCTGCACGAGCAACGGCACCTTGACCGTGCTCGCGGCCGGAAAAGAGCGGTCGGGGTTCAGGGCGAACAGTTCGGTTTCCGCGAGATCGGTGACGAGAAGGCCCACCTCGCCCACGTACCCGCGTGAGCGCAGGTCGGCGAGCCACAGGTCAGGTGAGGTCATTCGGGAAGGTGCCATCCGGCGAGGGCCGCAAACGGATGGGCCGCACCGACGGGGCGGAGGGTGCAGAAGGGCAGCGTCCCCTCCGGCTCGACCCGGTGGGGGCAAGTGGGGCACTCGGGAAAGGCCTGCTCGGTGTACGCGAGGTCGGCCTCGGCGGACGCCAGGGTCCACTCGCGGGCACAGCCCGACCGGAAGGTGACGGGGGAAGCGGCAGGAGCAACTTTGGCGGGACGGGTCGCCGACTTGGACCGGGCCACGTCTCCCCTAGTCCAGATTGGCGATGCCCTCGCGGATCGCGTAGAGGGCCGCCTGGGTGCGGTTGTTGAGTTGCAGCTTGGTGAAGATCTCCGAGAGGCGGTTCCGGACCGTCTTTTCCGAAATGTCCAGCCGCAGGGCGATGTCCTGGTTGGAAAAACCCTGGGCCAGCAGCTTGAGGATCATCGTCTCGCGCTCGTTGAGGTCGGCGTGCTTTTCCGAGGGCAACTCCTCGCGCTTGTCGCGGAAGTCGTCGAGGACATTCTGGGCCATGTCGGCGTCGAGCAGGGCCTCTCCAGCGGCCACCCGGCGGATCGCGTCGATCAGGGTGGCTGCGTCGGCGTCCTTGAGCACGTAGCCGCGGGCCCCGGCCTTGACCGCCTCGAAGACGTAGCGGTCCTGGCGGTACATGGTGATCATGATGACCCTCGACTTGGGGTCGATCTCGAGGATGCTCTGGGTGGCCTTGACCCCGTCAAGTTCGGGCATCTGGATGTCCATCAGGATCACGTCGGGATGCGTCTCGGCGGCGTAGCGGATGGCCTCGCGGCCATTGGCGGCTTCCCCGATCACCCGCATGCCCTCGCTTTCGAGCAGGCTGCGCAGCCCCTGACGGAACAGCGCGTGGTCGTCGACAAGCAGGACACGGATCATGCCCCCAGTGTAGACGCCCCTCCGCCGGGGACGGCAGCCGCGCCCACCATCTCCCGGCTGGGCCGCTAGACTGCTCTCCGTGATCACCTGGTTCGACGCCCTGCTCGTGACGGTCTGGGCCGTGTTGACGGCGCTGGGTGCCCGGCGGGGACTGGCGGGGCTGGCCTGGGGCGCGGGCGGCGTGCTGATCTGCTGGCTTGCCAACCGGGCCGGGCAGTCGGCGGGCGGGTGGCCGCTGGCCCTGGGCGCCGCGCTGGTGCTGGGGCTGGCCCTGAGCGTGGGGCTGCGCCGCTTGGTGCTGACGCAGGCGGGGCCCACGCCGCGCTGGCATGCCGGGGCTGGGGCGGCAGGCGGACTCCTGCTGGGAGGCGTGCTGGTGGCGACCCTGACCCTGGGCTTTCCGCTGGGGGTGCGGGTGGGTGCCCAGGGGCGCACCGGGGTCTATCCGTCGGCCGACCTGCCCGCCCCGCTGCACACCGCCGTGCGCCGCTCGATGTTCCGCGAGGGCCTGATGGGTGTCTGGAACGCGTCTCCAGCGCTGCGCACCCTGCTGGTGCCGGACCGGCGCTGAGGCTTCAGGAGGCTTCGGCCTGTGGGGTGGGCGTTTCGGGGTGCGCCTCGCCCGCCCGCTGGCCCAGCAGGGTGGCGACCACGACAAGCAGTCCGCCAAGTGCGCCGCGGAGGCCGATGCGCTCCCCGATCAGCAGGAAGCTGAACAGGGCAGCGGCGACGGGTTCGAGCGCGTAGATCAGGCTGGCTTCGGCGGCGCTCACCCGGCGCTGGCCCACCGTCTGCAGCAGCGTGGTCACGGCGGTCGCCGCCACCCCCAGGTACACCAGCGGCCCCCAGGCAGCGGCGGGCGGCCAGAGCTTCCCCGGCTCGGCCAGCAGTGCCCACACCCACGCGAGGGCAGTCACGGCGAGCAGTTGTGCGAAGGTAAAGCGCAGCGCCCCATGCCGACTCGCGGTGCGCTCCAGCGCGATGATGAATCCCGCGTAGGTCACCGCGCAGGCCAGCGCCCAGGCGTCCCCGACGACGAGGGCGCCCCCCTCCCAGGAGAGCAGGGCCAGTCCACCCACGGCCAGCGGCAGCGCCAGCCACAGCGCCCAGGGCAACGGGCGGCGTTGCGCGACGGTGAGCCACAGGGGAACGAGGACCACGCTCAGGGCCGTGAAGAAGGCGGCCCGGTTCGCCCCCGTCGTTTGCAGGGCGATGGTCTGGGTGCCGTACCCCGCGATCAGCCACGCCCCCAGAATCAGGCCGTCGCGCCAGAGGGGCCGGGCCGGGTCGGTGGGGGCCGTCGCCGTCCGCTCCCGCGAGAGCAGCAGCGCGGGCAGCAGCGCGAGGGTGGCGATCAGGAAGCGCCACGCGATCAGGACGGCGGGCGGCAGCAGCTCCCCGAGTTCCTTGACCACCGCGAAGGTGCTGCCCCACAGCAGGGTGACGAGCACGAGCAGCAGCAGGCCACGGGCGTGAGAGGACACGGGGAGGATTGTAGGGCGGCCCAACCAAACAGGTGCCACTCCTGAACTGCTCGGAGTGGCACCGGGGAACGTGGAAGATTCGGCTTACTTCACCCGCACCTGGAAGCAGGTCCGCACAGTCTCTCCGGCGAGCAGGGTCCCGAGGGTGACGGTCAGGGTGCTGTCGGTGAGCCTGCCCGCGTCGGCGTCCGCCGCTGCCGTGAGGTTGTCGGTGATGGGCGGTCCGCTGGCGGGCGTGCGGGTCCGCTTGATGGCCCTGCCGCCGTAAGCGGCATCACTGGCGATGGGGACCGCAGTCACCGAGGTGCCGTTGCTGTTCAGCGCGTCGCTCAGGACATAGTTCAGCAGGTCCGCGCCGCCCCGGTTCTGGGTATCGATGCAGTACTCGAGCAGGTCGCCGGGGCGGATGGAGGCCGCCGTGCCGAAGGTGCCCCCCGGCAGGGTCCGCACCTGCTTGGTCACTTCCGTAAGCACCAGGCGCGTGACGAACTCTGCCCCGTTGTCGTCGGTCTTCGTCTCGCCCGGATTGCTGACGGTCGCCTTGTTGGTGATAGTAGGACCCGCTGCCGCGCCCGCCGCCACCTTGACGTTGTTCAGGGTGATGGTCTGGGGTTTACCGACCTCGATGGGGCTCGTCGTCGTGCAGGTGATGGTCTGCGCAACAATGCTGCACGTCCAAGTGCCGGGAGTCGCCGTGTAGTTCGGGGTGCCCCCCGTCGCCACCGTCCAGCTTAGTCCCGGGGGCAGGGTGTCGGTCACGGTGGTGGTGCCCGTGGCGTTGGCGCCCGCCGTGTTCACGGTCAGGGTGTAGCTGATGAAGCTGTCCTGCGCGGCCACCACGGGACCGGCGGCGGGGTTGGAGTTGGCCGCGGTGCTGGGGCGAGCGAAGGCAGGGCCTTTCTTGGTGAGGGTGAGGTTGGGGGTGATGACGGGCGCGGTCACCGTGAAGCTGGCCGTGGCATTGGTAGCCGCTGGGAGCGCCTGACTGTTGATGGTTCCCGTCACGCTCGTGCCGACGATGGTGTTCGTCTTGCTGCCCGTGGTGGCCGAAGTGGGGACCTGCACCGTGAGGACGACAGAGCACCCCGCCGCAGGAAGGGTGCCGCCCGTAAGAACGTACTTGCCGGAGGCCGTCGTGACCGTGCCGCTGCCCTTGCAGGTGTCGCTGCTCACAGCGGTGATCGTCAGGCCCGTGATGCCCATCGTGCCCGCCACGTCATCCGTCAAAGCAAAGGCGGTGGCGTCTGCACCGTTAGGGTTCGTCACGGTGATCGTGAGCTGAGTGGTGCCCCCCTGAGGCACGTTGGGTGAGTTGAAGCTCTTGCTGACCCCAGCGGCGAGGGGCCTGACCGTTAGGTTCGCAGTGTTCGAGACTGTACCGGGCGTGGGCGTCTGTGTCGAGGTCACCCCGCTGGTCGTGTTGGGATTCACGCCGATCCGCGTGCCCTTGACCTGCACGGTGATGGTGCAGTTGGAGTTGGCTGCCAAACTTGGAATGGTCAAGTCCAGCGCAGTAGCGCCCACAGTGAGCGCCGAGGCATTCGTAACCGAGGCGCAGGTGCCGCCCAGGGTTGTATTCGCCACACTCATCCCCGTGAGGGTATCGGTGAACTTCAGGTTGGTCAGGGCGCCACCGGTATTGGGATTGGTGACCGTGAAGGTGATGGTACTCGCGACGTCGAGAGGTACGCTCGCTGGCGTAAAACTCTTGGTGATGGTCGCGGTCTGGGGAGGCAAAACCGTGGTGGGATCGCTCGAACAGTACGCGCCCGAAGTGCAGCTTGATCCTGGTTCAGGTGCCGTCCCGTTCTTGTTGGGGCCAGGATCACCGCCACCGCCCACTGAGACGTAGTTCGTCACGTTCCCCCGGGCAGCCAGGTTGACGTTAACCGTCAGCGTGATCTCGTGGGACTGTTGCGGGATGAGGGGAGATGTGGGAGTGAACGTAAGACTGATGGTCCCCGCTGTGCCTGGTGTAGGTCCCGATACCGTACCAGTGCTGGAGCTGGCACCGGCATAGGTCATACCGTTGGGCAGCGCGTCCTTGAGGACAATCGCCGAAGAAGTAGCGAACTGACCATTGTTGGTCACTTTGATCGTATACGTTCCCTGCTTCCAGACCTCAAAGTTTCCAGTATGGGTCTTGCTGACACTGAGGGCAGGTTTGGGGTAGTAGCACGAGCCGAGGTCGGTGATGGCGTTCTGACCGTTCACCGGTGTGACGCCATCCTTAGCCACGGTAAGGGTGCCTGCGACAGTGTTGTACTTGTACAAGTCACTGCCGGAGGTAGAGATGTAGAGCAAGCCGTCAGGACCGAAGGCGGCGCCAGTCACCCAGTTCGTCGTGGCCGAGAGCGCCCCCGCTGTTGGAGCGAAGGAAGCTACCTTCTTTGCCTGGAATGCAGTGGCACTTGTGCGCGTTACCATGTAGATGACGATGTTGGTCGTGGTGGACGAAACGAACCACATCCGGCCCTGGCCCACCCCGTCGAACACCCCGTCGAATGCCATATCGCCGTCTTGAAGGGAGTTCCACTCGGTCGCGTCCGCCGCGACGGCGGGAGCCGCGATGGCATTAAGATAGCGGGTGACGGTCCCGCGCGAATACTGATAGATATCGCTCGGCGCAGCCCAATCGGTTGCCCACAATGTCCCTGCCTCATCCACACCTGCCTGGTGTTCAGTTGTGGGATTAGAGAAAACAGGCGCCCCCGACGCATCTACGGTGAGCTGGGTGAAGGTGTCGCCATCGTAGTCATAGAGACGGGCGTATCTGGCGGTGTTGTACCCTGTCCCACCGTAGCCGTCCACGTAGTAGATGCGCTTGTTCACAGGATCGACGCCAAAGCCGGCCGTGACGCTGCGGCCCCTGACGCCGCCGTTGGTAGTGCTGGTCTGATCTGCACTAGCGGGTAACTGAACGGCGTTGCCGAGAACGCCCCCAGTGCTAAGGGTGGTGAGATAACTGCCCACCCCAGCACGAGCCGGATTTGTCCCGACCGCAGCATAGATCGTGTTGCAATCGAGGGCCGCCGCTGCCGCCATTTGGAAAGCCCCCAGGCTAAGCAAGGCCATGGCAGCCACTCCCCCGCGGAGAAGGTTGGTTTTCACCCTCTGGTATGAAATTCGACTCATGACTCTTCCTCGTTGTGACGCACAGCGGTTCGCCGGGGGCTGTTCATTTCCTTCGAGCTCATCGGCGGCTCACCGTCTCGTCCACCGTCAAATCCAGTCGCAGGTACAGGCCCTGCTTCGTGTATGTCCCCGCGCTCGGCAGGCCCTCAAAGCCCGCGAAGTTGTATCCGGCGGTCAGCCAGGTGCCCGGCAGGGCGCGGACGCTTCCCTCCAGTCCGTAGCCGAGCTGGGTGGTGCCCGTGGCAGGTTGGGTGAGCACCCGGCCCCACGCACCGACACCGAAGCGGTCACTCAGGTAGTAGGTGCCGCCCAGATAGCCCTGCGCCGTGAAGCTGCCCGCGTCGTTCAGCAGGGCGTGGGTGTCCACGCCGCCGCGCACGGCCCAGCTCGGCTGGCGGTACTCGGCGCTGACGCCCGTGTTCAGCTGGGGGGTGCCGCCTGCCAGCGTGCCCTGCACATACCGGACATAGCCCAGGCTGTTGAGCGTGCGGTTCCGGTAGGCGTAGCCCAGCGAGAAGCGCTGCCCGTTCTTGCCCAGGCCGAACTCAGCGAGGCCGTCGGCGCTCAGGGTCAGGTGGTCGGTCACGCTCCCGGTGATGCCCGCCCGCAGGACGGTCCCGAAGCCGCCGTCCCGGTAGATCAGGTCGGTGCCCGCCGTCACGCCGAAGGTGTCGGCGCGGTGGGCGAGGTCGGCGCCCGCCGTGACTTCCAGCTCGCCCCCGCGCACGTCGTACAGGGCGCTGCCGCGCAGGCCCACGGTGGTGCGGTCGTTCAGCGGCAGGGTGGTGAACACCCCGAAGCGGGCGCGGTTGCCCTCGCCGCTCGCGGTGGGCAGCTCGTAGCCCACGGCGTAATTGGTGTTGCCGATCCGGGTGTCGAGCGTCAGGGCGGCCACGTGGCCCTTGCCCCAGGTCACGTCGTCGCGCAGGCCCAGGGTCACCTGGTCGGTCAGGCGGTAGCGCACCGCGAAGGAGGTGGTGGGGTCGAGGTTGCCGGTCAGGGGCTGGGTGTGGGTCACGTCCACGTCCAGCGGCTGCTGGTGGTAGCCCGCGCTCACCACGGCGCCCAGGCCGTAGGTGTCCCCGAAGGCGTACTTCAGGCCCGCACCCACGCTGAAGGGCGCGAGGCGGTAGTCGGCGCGGGCCGTCACGCTGCCCCCCTGCGCGGTGGGGGTGCGGTGGTACTCGCCGTCCACGGAAGCGCCGAGGTTCGGCCCCAGCCGCGCCGCATAGCTGCCGCCCACGTTCAGGCCCACGGCAAAGGGAGCCAGGCCCATGTATCCGGCGTCCTGATAGCGAATCCGGAAGGAGGCCGAGTCGTCCCCGATGCGGGTCTGGAGGTCCGCGCTCGCCTGGACGCCGCCCGAGTAGGCGACGCGGCTCTCGGCACGGGTGGTGCCGTTGTCGAAGGTGCCGCGCACGCCGAAGGTCGCCCGACCGTCGAGGCTCACGACGGCGGCGCCGACGGTGTACCCGTCGCCTTCTCCCTTGACCTGCACCCCGTAGGCGAGGGTGCGCCCGGCGGTCGCGGTGCTCAGGCGGTAGCTGGCGAGGACGAGCACGTCATTGAAGTCGGCGTCCACCCGGTCCAGGGCACGCACCAGCGTCACGATGCCGGTGGGATAATCCACGAGGTAGTCCACGTTCCGGACGAGGCGGCGGCGCTCCAGCTCCTTGCCGCTCCCGCGCTCGCGGGTCACGACCTCCAGCGTCTCGCTGTCCGGGGCAAGGCGGGCGTCGGGCAGGCGCAGGATGCGGGTGCCGTCCGGCGTCACCTCCGCCTCCGACACACGGTCGCCCGGCACGCCCGCCACGAAGCCGGAGACGACCGGATTGCTGCGGGTCACGGCGGTCAGCCCAGTGAACTGCTCGCCCACGGGCAGCACGTCAACCGGCACCGGGGCGCGGCGGTAGGCCACCCGGAAGCTGGGGTGGTCGTACACGGCGGCCACCGGGTCGGTGCCCTGCAGGGGAATCTGCTCGGTGCTGGCGTCCCCGTACACCGGGGAGCGCACGGTGGGGTCGGTCGTGAGGGGCAGGCCGTCCTTGTCGGCGGCGGCGTAGAGCTTGCCCGCGCCGACCGGCGTTTCCACGTAGCCGCGGGCCTGCCAGGTGAGGTCTTCCGCGAGGTTGAGCTGGCCGTCCAGCCCCAGGGTCGCGCTGAGCACGCCGACGCCCACGCGGGAGCGGTCGGGCGTGACCTCGAAGCGGCGGGTGAGCACCTGCTCGCCCAGCAGCACGTCGAGGCGCAGCGGCGTGGGGGCCGATTGCGGTTGCAGTTCCAGCACGCCCTCGCCGTCTTCGAGGCGCACCTGGTACCCGGCCTCGCCGGGGTTGGCGTCGGGGGTACGGGGTTCCAGGCTGGGGCGTACGGTCAGGGTGGACTGGCCCGAGGGGGTGCCGAAGGCGTCCAGGGTCCGCACCCGCAGGCGCAGCGGCGTGCTGCCGTCGGCGATCAGGCTCAGCGGGGTGACCTCGACCTGGGCGGTGGCGCCAGCCAGCATGACCGTGATTTCCTCAGTACCCACGCGCAGCCGGTTGGGACCGGGACGCAGCGGCACGCCCACGTAGGTCAGGCGCTGCACGCCGCGTTCGCCGTCCTGCACGTCGGTGCCCAGACGGTCCTCGCCCACGGGGGCGCCGTTCACGGTGAGGGCAGGGCGCTCGCCCTGCGGCACCTCGACAACCACGTTGATGCGGTCGCGGATACGAATCACGCTGTCCGCGAGGGGGAGCTTGATCGCGCCCGCATTCTCGGTCACCTCGTCGGCCTGCGCGGAGAGGAGGACCGCGCCCCTGAGGTCGGCGGCGTCGATCTGCCCCATCAGGAGTTCGGTACG is a window of Deinococcus terrestris DNA encoding:
- a CDS encoding cytochrome b, which encodes MNQWLDDRLHISRLNDKFLRKAFPVHHSFFLGEITLFSLIILILTGILLALSYEPSNSMVVNSFDPGTADAPNLVPAAYHSALKINAAPFGDMLRRIHHWTANIMVAASVIHMMRIYFTGAFKKPREINWWIGMLLLIFAALTAVTGYVLPYDNYAYNTLKVIYSIAASIPWVGEWVAQAAFAGKFPGDGVIPRVYGYHIMLLPGILLALTAAHMLIMIKQKHTQPQYAKRIAYKKIVGVPLMTQQTPIMLMLTLLFAGIIVLFSAFIPVHPVEYFGPPSTTPIDNIKPDWYLLWVFGVLAIIPGFEFNFLGGNINSEFVGAILLPTLTLGAMFAVPMLDRSRENLYYAENPTNHPVRLGIGVAFMMLLAVWSVAGYKPELISAGILTTENANTVLWIATFLVPALSYFFVQAVVRGIRALRESDARDRANFQAADD
- a CDS encoding DMT family transporter, translated to MSSHARGLLLLVLVTLLWGSTFAVVKELGELLPPAVLIAWRFLIATLALLPALLLSRERTATAPTDPARPLWRDGLILGAWLIAGYGTQTIALQTTGANRAAFFTALSVVLVPLWLTVAQRRPLPWALWLALPLAVGGLALLSWEGGALVVGDAWALACAVTYAGFIIALERTASRHGALRFTFAQLLAVTALAWVWALLAEPGKLWPPAAAWGPLVYLGVAATAVTTLLQTVGQRRVSAAEASLIYALEPVAAALFSFLLIGERIGLRGALGGLLVVVATLLGQRAGEAHPETPTPQAEAS
- a CDS encoding ubiquinol-cytochrome c reductase iron-sulfur subunit, whose product is MTRYKRQDPEITRRKFINVAMGTTAAVGGVSLLSTLGAANPVFRLTADKMPPLEGDILVHAEESKEGRPITVADLSTQLVRAWAMGKDEDGNDVIRKGDPNNILALYRFPQGQLVAPTNLEATVDGQIVAYSDICTHAGCSVSDSDINAGQMRCPCHSGEYDPKRGAIVTGGPPPKPLAQLPIRQDGDRLVVAGFFLTPPYPYHNSEAEWNNVKQEVEEALT
- a CDS encoding DdrH, yielding MTNPYAEWFEQLRAEYGDQLQAMPLPDGLPEHLHTLIESGDQEAIQFMIKLAWQFGAQVGYAAGARQQGGEVSPTRPPRVQA
- a CDS encoding response regulator transcription factor encodes the protein MIRVLLVDDHALFRQGLRSLLESEGMRVIGEAANGREAIRYAAETHPDVILMDIQMPELDGVKATQSILEIDPKSRVIMITMYRQDRYVFEAVKAGARGYVLKDADAATLIDAIRRVAAGEALLDADMAQNVLDDFRDKREELPSEKHADLNERETMILKLLAQGFSNQDIALRLDISEKTVRNRLSEIFTKLQLNNRTQAALYAIREGIANLD
- a CDS encoding serine hydrolase gives rise to the protein MTSPDLWLADLRSRGYVGEVGLLVTDLAETELFALNPDRSFPAASTVKVPLLVQALEEAQAGRLDLSARVTMTAQDRVPGSGVLHELGAGLALTWQDVLTLMTVVSDNTATNLVIGRLGEGAVNAWLALRGLTHTHLIGKLQLPPERQNEAQRRGERNRTSAQDQVALLGRLVRGELLDPPHTELALSILTRQQFRDILGRHVPRDADGEPLYRVASKSGELRGVHHDVGVLFTPRPLVVALLSQGGLDPREHPDNRDVEALAGALWPLLALLGGVHGPHAGDI
- a CDS encoding HesB/IscA family protein, coding for MTATSFPESGGVLPTQDIRISEFGAQKALGILAQSGKENAGVRVFIKSGGCSGYQYGMAIDDRELDGDTIVVDRGVKLLVDRMSLPLLRGSEVDFVENMMGGGFTVHNPNATSNCGCGHSFRTDGAQSPDGEGSGGCGTR
- a CDS encoding c-type cytochrome: MERNDAVMPWVAIVSAAIMWIILLFLFNKETAPEPVVVDPEVVATINQTWPTLGAQVYTSAGCVGCHGANGEGGAGPVLAGNERITQDPVYVHTIIVEGKGQMPAFNQLKDEEVYAVANYVLNSWGNSIEEPLTPAQVAEGQSKIDPAVLKNRSRFVPEDIKLPEIFLATFVMVLLTYGLIGLYSVWAEGQELHPGIHKVRATPVATLAMVVTLGLSLLFSVLFVRQMVADYAGWADRVMPNVAMEGFYAAMILLTLAVATGLYKKFFMDGEVLVEDASGEFPW